One Amycolatopsis thermophila DNA segment encodes these proteins:
- a CDS encoding GntR family transcriptional regulator, whose protein sequence is MGSSSETGRGNDVIAGAYGGGPMPEPGMAGPVLAYTSIRAWIVEGRLRPGDRLIEQRIAAELKLSRTPVREAVRMLAADGLVVTERNRGAVVRTLQRQDILDLYELRARLESYASELAATRATEDDLGAIDEGIRDFGRAMRRRDLGHLDRTRLIGEANRRVHAAIIAASRHTRLAHLLSSAVDAPLVFEALREFSNRQLERSNLFHQLIRDTIARGEPVRAAQLMHEHIMLGRDQILADLDAE, encoded by the coding sequence ATGGGCAGCAGCAGCGAAACCGGGCGGGGCAACGACGTGATCGCCGGCGCCTACGGCGGTGGGCCGATGCCGGAGCCGGGCATGGCGGGCCCCGTGCTCGCCTACACCTCGATCCGCGCGTGGATCGTGGAAGGCCGGCTGCGTCCGGGCGACCGGCTCATCGAACAGCGCATCGCCGCCGAGTTGAAGCTGTCCCGCACGCCGGTGCGCGAGGCGGTGCGGATGCTCGCCGCGGACGGCCTGGTGGTGACCGAACGCAACCGCGGCGCGGTGGTGCGAACCCTGCAGCGGCAGGACATCCTCGACCTCTACGAACTGCGCGCCCGCCTGGAGTCCTACGCGAGCGAGCTCGCCGCGACCCGTGCCACCGAGGACGACCTGGGTGCGATCGACGAGGGGATCCGCGACTTCGGCCGCGCGATGCGCCGGCGCGACCTCGGTCACCTGGACCGCACCCGGCTGATCGGCGAGGCGAACCGGCGCGTGCACGCCGCGATCATCGCCGCCAGCAGGCACACCCGGCTCGCGCACCTGCTCAGCAGCGCGGTCGACGCGCCGCTGGTGTTCGAGGCGCTGCGGGAGTTCAGCAATCGCCAGCTCGAGCGGTCCAACCTGTTCCACCAGCTGATCCGCGACACGATAGCCCGGGGCGAGCCGGTGCGCGCCGCGCAGCTCATGCACGAGCACATCATGCTCGGCCGCGACCAGATCCTGGCCGACCTCGACGCCGAGTAG
- a CDS encoding enoyl-CoA hydratase/isomerase family protein: MPVLAQDDYTRIHIEVADGVATLTLDRPEHGNAVDDAMHSELTTVFARARADPRVRVVVLTGAGTTFCRGGDSSPSRTFTTRTGLTPVQEARLIVETLLDLEKPVIAAVTGDALGLGAILATLADVAFVAPSARLGDRHVPGGVTAGNGSAALWPLIVGVNRAKYLLMNGEVLTAAQAVGLGLAHELARDPLTAARELAARWAQLPPFALQSTKSVINVHLKEAAGRALAYGLALEEQAMAGPEFAAALTRRRTNSA; the protein is encoded by the coding sequence GTGCCCGTGCTCGCTCAGGACGACTACACGCGAATCCACATCGAGGTCGCGGACGGCGTCGCCACCCTCACCCTCGACCGCCCAGAGCACGGCAACGCCGTCGACGACGCGATGCACTCCGAGCTCACGACCGTGTTCGCCCGCGCACGGGCCGACCCGCGCGTGCGGGTCGTGGTGCTCACCGGCGCCGGGACGACGTTCTGCCGCGGCGGCGACAGCAGTCCGTCCCGCACGTTCACCACCCGCACCGGCCTCACCCCGGTCCAGGAGGCCAGGCTGATCGTGGAAACGTTGCTGGACCTGGAAAAGCCCGTGATCGCGGCGGTGACCGGGGACGCCCTCGGGCTCGGCGCGATCCTGGCGACCCTCGCCGACGTCGCGTTCGTCGCCCCGTCGGCCCGTCTCGGTGACCGGCACGTGCCCGGCGGTGTCACGGCCGGCAACGGCAGCGCGGCGCTGTGGCCGCTCATCGTCGGCGTCAACCGCGCCAAGTACCTGCTGATGAACGGCGAGGTCCTCACCGCCGCGCAGGCGGTCGGCCTCGGTCTGGCCCACGAGCTCGCCCGGGACCCCCTGACCGCGGCGCGGGAACTCGCCGCACGGTGGGCGCAGCTGCCGCCATTCGCCCTGCAGAGCACGAAATCGGTCATCAACGTCCACCTCAAGGAAGCCGCGGGCCGGGCGCTCGCGTACGGACTGGCGCTGGAGGAACAAGCGATGGCGGGCCCGGAGTTCGCCGCCGCGCTCACCCGCCGCCGCACGAACTCCGCCTGA
- a CDS encoding lipoyl domain-containing protein: MTRHEVRLPQLSMGMSDAEIIDWYVEEGERVAENADLVEIEAEKARQMIVAPHAGVVRDLRGESGDVIEVRDLLCVIESPA, encoded by the coding sequence ATGACACGTCACGAGGTGCGGTTGCCGCAACTGTCGATGGGGATGAGCGACGCCGAGATCATCGACTGGTACGTCGAGGAGGGCGAGCGGGTCGCGGAGAACGCCGACCTGGTCGAGATCGAGGCGGAGAAGGCACGGCAGATGATCGTCGCCCCGCACGCCGGGGTGGTGCGCGACCTGCGGGGCGAGAGCGGGGACGTGATCGAGGTGCGCGACCTGCTGTGCGTCATCGAATCGCCCGCCTGA
- a CDS encoding alpha-ketoacid dehydrogenase subunit beta: MTATTTRAKQLGFLQAINRAQTEEMTRDERVVLMGQDLRANVFGAAAGALETFGPSRVRDLPLAEAGSIGVAAGAAMAGLRPVVDLTVASFVFGAMDQFVSQLAKARYMFGGQATLPVVVRAALYYHGGTAGHHADRPYPMFMNVPGLKIILPSTAPDLLGLLKSAIRDDNPVLCFEDANLWGRKGRGPLPEAGDHLVPLGSAAVRQTGTDVTVIGIGLGCYLAVEAARALAGEGISVEVIDPRTLVPMDWPTILESVSRTGRCVVVDPANRTCSAASEIAARVAEDCFTDLRGPVVRVTTDDVHVPFSPALEKQIYPTQDKVIAAVRRALAG, from the coding sequence GTGACCGCCACGACCACCAGGGCGAAGCAGCTCGGCTTCCTGCAGGCGATCAACCGCGCCCAGACCGAGGAGATGACGCGCGACGAGCGCGTGGTCCTCATGGGACAGGACCTGCGCGCCAACGTGTTCGGCGCGGCCGCGGGTGCCCTGGAGACCTTCGGCCCGTCCCGGGTGCGGGACCTGCCGCTGGCCGAGGCCGGCTCGATCGGCGTCGCGGCGGGTGCGGCGATGGCCGGGCTGCGCCCGGTCGTCGACCTGACGGTGGCCAGCTTCGTGTTCGGCGCGATGGACCAGTTCGTGTCGCAGCTGGCCAAGGCGCGGTACATGTTCGGCGGCCAGGCGACGCTGCCCGTCGTCGTGCGCGCGGCGCTGTACTACCACGGCGGCACGGCGGGCCACCACGCCGACCGGCCGTACCCGATGTTCATGAACGTGCCCGGCCTGAAGATCATCCTGCCGTCCACCGCGCCGGACCTGCTCGGCCTGCTCAAGTCCGCGATCCGCGACGACAACCCGGTGCTGTGCTTCGAGGACGCGAACCTGTGGGGCCGCAAGGGACGCGGTCCGCTCCCGGAGGCCGGCGACCACCTGGTGCCACTGGGCTCGGCGGCGGTGCGGCAGACCGGGACCGACGTGACGGTCATCGGCATCGGCCTGGGCTGCTACCTCGCGGTGGAGGCGGCACGTGCACTGGCGGGCGAGGGCATCAGCGTCGAGGTCATCGACCCGCGCACACTGGTCCCGATGGACTGGCCGACGATCCTCGAATCGGTCAGCCGCACCGGCCGCTGCGTCGTGGTGGACCCGGCGAACCGGACCTGCAGCGCCGCCAGCGAGATCGCGGCGCGCGTCGCCGAGGACTGTTTCACCGACCTGCGCGGACCCGTCGTCCGCGTCACCACCGACGACGTCCACGTGCCGTTCAGCCCGGCGCTGGAGAAGCAGATCTACCCCACCCAGGACAAGGTGATCGCCGCGGTGCGCCGCGCGCTCGCCGGATGA
- a CDS encoding thiamine pyrophosphate-dependent dehydrogenase E1 component subunit alpha, translated as MTEGTDPAALPDEFAGPDGHTLALEMMRRMLRVRLFEEATIALFHAGELPAMVHLSIGQEAAVVGACVATTTADYMTGNHRSHGHPIAKGAGLGALMAELLGKATGVCGGKGGSMHLADFSVGSLGESGIVGSAIPVATGAGLAAQVRGSDQVALCFFGDGAANEGVLHESMNIAAIWKLPVIYFCENNGYAVSVRASESISVPDIATRAAGYSMPGVVVDGQDVLDVYRATRDAVARARAGDGPSLVEAKTYRFHEHAYGLVVPQPYRDQATVDSWFDTVDPITLFHHRLLGWGAAGEDELRALRDAVQSEVDAAVEFARESPLPPPEAAYTDLYAPSEVTA; from the coding sequence ATGACTGAAGGCACCGATCCCGCGGCCCTGCCGGACGAGTTCGCCGGCCCGGACGGCCACACCCTCGCACTCGAGATGATGCGGCGGATGCTGCGCGTCCGCCTGTTCGAGGAAGCCACCATCGCCCTGTTCCACGCCGGCGAACTGCCCGCCATGGTGCACCTGTCCATCGGGCAGGAGGCCGCGGTGGTCGGCGCGTGCGTGGCGACCACGACCGCGGACTACATGACCGGCAACCACCGCTCGCACGGGCACCCGATCGCCAAGGGCGCCGGGCTCGGCGCGCTGATGGCCGAACTGCTCGGCAAGGCGACGGGCGTCTGCGGCGGGAAGGGCGGCAGCATGCACCTCGCCGACTTCTCGGTGGGCAGCCTCGGCGAGTCCGGCATCGTCGGATCCGCGATCCCGGTGGCCACCGGAGCCGGCCTCGCGGCCCAGGTGCGCGGCAGCGATCAGGTCGCGCTGTGCTTCTTCGGCGACGGCGCGGCGAACGAGGGCGTGCTGCACGAGTCGATGAACATCGCCGCGATCTGGAAGCTGCCGGTGATCTACTTCTGCGAGAACAACGGCTACGCGGTCAGCGTCCGGGCGAGCGAATCGATCTCGGTCCCCGACATCGCGACGCGGGCCGCCGGGTACTCCATGCCGGGCGTGGTCGTCGACGGCCAGGACGTACTCGACGTCTACCGCGCCACGCGGGACGCGGTGGCCCGCGCGCGAGCCGGTGACGGGCCGAGCCTGGTGGAGGCCAAGACCTACCGGTTCCACGAGCACGCCTACGGGCTCGTCGTCCCGCAGCCCTACCGCGACCAGGCGACCGTGGACAGCTGGTTCGACACCGTCGACCCGATCACCCTGTTCCACCACCGGTTGCTGGGCTGGGGGGCGGCGGGCGAGGACGAGCTGCGTGCCCTGCGCGACGCGGTGCAGTCCGAAGTAGACGCTGCCGTGGAGTTCGCGCGCGAGTCGCCCCTGCCGCCGCCGGAAGCGGCCTACACCGATCTCTACGCACCGTCGGAGGTGACCGCGTGA
- the ribB gene encoding 3,4-dihydroxy-2-butanone-4-phosphate synthase: MTGKLHDALDALARGGFVVVTDAADRENEADLVLAAARMTPEKMAFLLRHCSGIVCVPMTGDRADALGLPLMVPDNTERHHTAFTVSVDVLERTTTGVSAGDRTATARALADPAARPGDFSRPGHMFPLRAHPDGVLGRTGHTEAAVDLGRLAGLDPVMVICELTRPDGEMVRGADVREFARRHDLPLVGIQDVIDARRDGEETPAVPLPTPYGEFTGRVVRTRPDGGEHLVLSLGDLSGDEPVLVRVHSECATGDLFGSLRCDCGEQLRAGLAVIAEAGRGVLVYERGHEGRGIGLTDKFRAYALQDRGADTVDANLRLGHPADARDFAPAARVLVRLGLRAVTLLTNNPDKVGALRAAGLRVTPRPLRTVPAPQNVRYLHTKQTRLGHDLALGDDLAPTGTGDGRQTW; the protein is encoded by the coding sequence ATGACAGGCAAGCTGCACGACGCGCTCGACGCACTGGCCCGGGGTGGGTTCGTCGTGGTGACGGACGCGGCGGACCGGGAGAACGAGGCCGATCTCGTCCTCGCCGCCGCGCGCATGACGCCGGAGAAGATGGCCTTCCTGCTGCGGCACTGCTCGGGGATCGTGTGCGTGCCGATGACCGGGGACCGCGCCGACGCGCTCGGGCTGCCGCTGATGGTCCCGGACAACACCGAACGGCACCACACGGCCTTCACCGTGAGCGTCGACGTGCTCGAACGCACCACCACCGGGGTGTCGGCCGGTGACCGCACCGCCACCGCCCGCGCACTGGCCGACCCGGCCGCCCGCCCCGGCGACTTCTCCCGCCCCGGCCACATGTTCCCGCTGCGGGCGCACCCGGACGGCGTACTCGGGCGGACCGGGCACACCGAGGCCGCCGTCGACCTCGGCCGGCTGGCCGGGCTCGACCCGGTCATGGTGATCTGCGAACTCACCCGTCCCGACGGCGAGATGGTCCGCGGTGCGGACGTGCGCGAGTTCGCGCGCCGCCACGACCTCCCCCTCGTCGGCATCCAGGACGTGATCGACGCCCGCCGCGACGGCGAGGAGACGCCGGCCGTCCCGCTGCCCACGCCGTACGGCGAGTTCACCGGGCGGGTCGTGCGCACCCGACCGGACGGCGGCGAGCACCTGGTGCTCTCGCTCGGCGACCTCTCCGGCGACGAGCCGGTGCTGGTGCGGGTGCACTCCGAATGCGCCACCGGGGACCTGTTCGGGTCGCTGCGCTGCGACTGCGGCGAGCAGCTGCGGGCGGGACTGGCGGTGATCGCCGAAGCCGGGCGCGGGGTGCTGGTCTACGAGCGGGGGCACGAAGGACGGGGCATCGGGCTGACCGACAAGTTCCGGGCCTACGCCCTGCAGGACCGGGGCGCCGACACGGTGGACGCCAACCTCCGGCTCGGCCACCCGGCCGACGCGCGGGACTTCGCCCCCGCCGCGCGGGTCCTGGTCCGGCTGGGCCTGCGCGCGGTCACGCTGCTGACCAACAACCCGGACAAGGTCGGGGCGCTGCGCGCGGCCGGCCTGCGGGTCACGCCCCGTCCGCTGCGCACGGTGCCCGCTCCGCAGAACGTCCGGTACCTGCACACCAAACAGACCCGGCTCGGGCACGACCTGGCGCTCGGCGACGACCTCGCGCCCACCGGCACCGGTGACGGGCGGCAGACGTGGTGA
- a CDS encoding flavin reductase family protein, with protein sequence MTGTREVTPDRFRDVMRHVPTGVAVVSALGPDGPAGLAVGSFVSVSLDPPLVGFFVARTSTTWPRIEPIGRFCVNVLGEDGEHVSRAFAVSGGDKFAGVGWRRSPMGSPVLDGALAWFDCTLHSVSQAGDHVFVLASVHDLSVRPAGRPLIFCHGTYQRLGSRPGPRT encoded by the coding sequence GTGACCGGGACGCGCGAGGTGACCCCGGACCGGTTCCGGGACGTCATGCGGCACGTGCCCACCGGGGTCGCGGTCGTGTCGGCGCTGGGCCCGGACGGCCCGGCCGGCCTGGCCGTCGGCTCGTTCGTGTCGGTGTCGCTGGATCCGCCCCTGGTCGGGTTCTTCGTCGCCCGCACGTCCACCACGTGGCCGCGGATCGAGCCGATCGGGCGCTTCTGCGTCAACGTCCTGGGCGAGGACGGCGAGCACGTCTCCCGGGCCTTCGCGGTGTCCGGCGGCGACAAGTTCGCCGGCGTCGGGTGGCGCCGCTCGCCGATGGGCTCCCCGGTGCTCGACGGCGCGCTCGCGTGGTTCGACTGCACCCTGCACTCGGTCAGCCAGGCCGGTGACCACGTGTTCGTCCTCGCCTCCGTCCACGACCTGTCGGTGCGCCCCGCCGGGCGCCCGCTGATCTTCTGCCACGGCACCTACCAGCGGCTGGGGTCCCGCCCCGGTCCGCGAACCTGA
- a CDS encoding LLM class flavin-dependent oxidoreductase codes for MRVGYTTIFQGGGDPADDQRVYRDELRLCELAEPLGFEMLWGVEHHFTSYTMCPDPVQFLSYMAGRTKNILLGSGAVILPWHDPVRVAEQVTMLDLMSGGRFLFGMGRGLGRIEFEGLRIPMDESRARFVESAEIVLRALETGVLEADGKYYRIPRRDLRPRPVKSFRDRLYAAAVSPESVRIMADVGAGILINPQKDWEEVSEDMRQYREQFRELKGTEAPAPMVTGWVCCDKDPVKARDMAQQYIGGYYESVMSHYELGGRHFENTQGYEYYRRLASFIQNKGSDRVVDNFIELQIYGTPEQCYERIVDIRSKVGNDGFNAVCSFSGMTYEMAEANMRLFASEVMPRVKELPPVDFAALEAAAS; via the coding sequence ATGCGAGTCGGATACACGACCATCTTCCAGGGCGGTGGCGACCCCGCCGACGACCAGCGCGTCTACCGCGACGAGCTGCGGCTGTGCGAGCTGGCGGAGCCGCTGGGCTTCGAGATGCTCTGGGGCGTGGAGCACCACTTCACGTCGTACACGATGTGCCCGGACCCGGTGCAGTTCCTGTCCTACATGGCCGGGCGCACGAAGAACATCCTGCTCGGCTCGGGCGCGGTGATCCTGCCCTGGCACGACCCGGTGCGGGTGGCCGAACAGGTCACCATGCTCGACCTGATGTCCGGTGGCCGGTTCCTGTTCGGCATGGGACGCGGACTCGGGCGCATCGAGTTCGAAGGGCTGCGCATCCCGATGGACGAGTCGCGCGCCCGGTTCGTCGAATCGGCCGAGATCGTGCTGCGCGCCCTGGAGACCGGGGTGCTGGAGGCCGACGGCAAGTACTACCGGATCCCGCGACGCGACCTGCGTCCCCGGCCGGTGAAGTCCTTCCGCGACCGGCTCTACGCCGCCGCGGTGTCACCCGAGTCGGTGCGGATCATGGCCGACGTCGGCGCCGGCATCCTCATCAACCCCCAGAAGGACTGGGAGGAGGTGTCGGAGGACATGCGCCAGTACCGGGAGCAGTTCCGCGAGCTGAAGGGCACCGAGGCGCCCGCGCCGATGGTGACCGGCTGGGTGTGCTGCGACAAGGACCCGGTCAAGGCCCGTGACATGGCGCAGCAGTACATCGGCGGCTACTACGAGTCGGTGATGTCGCACTACGAGCTGGGCGGCCGGCACTTCGAAAACACCCAGGGCTACGAGTACTACCGGCGGCTGGCGTCGTTCATCCAGAACAAGGGGTCCGACCGGGTCGTCGACAACTTCATCGAGCTGCAGATCTACGGCACGCCCGAGCAGTGCTACGAACGGATCGTCGACATCCGGTCCAAAGTGGGCAACGACGGGTTCAACGCGGTGTGCTCGTTCTCCGGCATGACCTACGAGATGGCCGAGGCCAACATGCGGCTGTTCGCGAGCGAGGTCATGCCCCGCGTCAAGGAGCTGCCGCCGGTGGACTTCGCCGCGCTCGAGGCGGCGGCGTCGTGA
- a CDS encoding SMP-30/gluconolactonase/LRE family protein, which produces MTPAPVVVADGLRFPEGPSYLGGGALAVVEMKGEAVSRVAPDGTVTTLGDCGGGPNGSALGASGEVYVANNGGLSVAGNGYWHAPRQFDGRVQRVDPDGTVTTVGGELPGPAPHRPNDLCFGPDGTLYVTDSANWEDLRNIRPGRVVAIGPDGSRLGAVEVPAMPNGVAFGPDGRLHLTQSLTRKVLAFEVAGGTFGEPGAVAELPTGSPDGLCFDGDGTLYVCGSIGNAIFVYAGGELKETIETGEGTQPTNCCVGDDGRLYVTFSLSGHLVAFDLGLTPWTPHTGSITAREDS; this is translated from the coding sequence GTGACGCCCGCACCGGTGGTCGTCGCGGACGGGTTGCGGTTCCCGGAAGGTCCCAGCTACCTGGGCGGCGGCGCGCTCGCCGTGGTCGAGATGAAGGGCGAGGCGGTCAGCCGCGTCGCGCCGGACGGCACCGTCACCACCCTCGGCGACTGCGGCGGAGGGCCGAACGGCAGTGCGCTCGGCGCCTCCGGCGAGGTGTACGTGGCGAACAACGGCGGACTGTCCGTGGCGGGCAACGGGTACTGGCACGCGCCGCGCCAGTTCGACGGGCGCGTCCAGCGGGTCGACCCGGACGGCACGGTGACCACCGTCGGTGGCGAGCTGCCCGGCCCGGCGCCCCACCGGCCCAACGACCTGTGCTTCGGTCCCGACGGCACGCTCTACGTGACCGACAGCGCCAACTGGGAGGACCTGCGCAACATCCGGCCCGGTCGCGTCGTCGCGATCGGACCCGACGGCAGCCGGCTGGGCGCCGTCGAGGTGCCCGCGATGCCCAACGGGGTCGCCTTCGGACCCGACGGCCGCCTCCACCTGACCCAGTCGCTGACCCGCAAGGTGCTGGCCTTCGAGGTCGCCGGCGGCACCTTCGGCGAGCCCGGGGCCGTGGCCGAACTGCCCACCGGGTCACCGGACGGGCTCTGCTTCGACGGCGACGGCACGCTCTACGTCTGCGGCAGCATCGGCAACGCGATCTTCGTCTACGCCGGCGGCGAGCTGAAGGAGACCATCGAGACCGGGGAAGGCACCCAGCCCACCAACTGCTGCGTCGGCGACGACGGCCGCCTGTACGTGACGTTCTCGCTCTCCGGGCACCTGGTCGCCTTCGACCTCGGCCTCACCCCCTGGACGCCGCACACCGGCTCCATCACCGCACGGGAGGACTCGTGA
- a CDS encoding LLM class flavin-dependent oxidoreductase — translation MKLALIYELPVPRPWGPDSAHTAFENALQEIELADRLGFHSVWTVEHHFLDEYSFSSAPGVFYGAVAARTQNIRIGHGVRLLPFPYNHPVRAAEAAATVDVLSKGRLEFGTGRSGTRIEIEGFGISPPDTRPMWEEALEVIVGAWTEEEFSWDGKFFKLPPRGVVPKPYQQPHPPIWGATSSAESHELVGRKGLGLLSFSVAIPPEALTKRIGRYREGLEQVQPVGKFINDRVATFAQAHCAETTGQAHADAREAFPWYIQTSLKTIAELGAWQEGTNLGSYEYARKLLGGMQLTDLTFDYLVQNETVLCGDPDHFLSMCRRYEAVGVDVLLLLVQSYNIPHEKVMRSIELIGTEVLPKLS, via the coding sequence GTGAAGCTCGCCCTCATCTACGAGCTGCCGGTACCGCGGCCGTGGGGCCCGGACAGCGCGCACACGGCGTTCGAAAACGCGCTGCAGGAGATCGAGCTGGCCGACCGGCTCGGGTTCCACAGCGTGTGGACCGTCGAGCACCACTTCCTGGACGAGTACTCGTTCTCCTCGGCCCCGGGCGTGTTCTACGGCGCCGTGGCCGCCCGCACCCAGAACATCCGCATCGGGCACGGAGTCCGGCTGCTGCCCTTCCCGTACAACCACCCCGTCCGCGCCGCCGAAGCCGCCGCCACCGTCGATGTGCTGTCGAAGGGGCGCCTGGAGTTCGGCACCGGCCGGTCGGGCACGCGCATCGAGATCGAGGGGTTCGGCATCAGCCCGCCCGACACGCGGCCGATGTGGGAGGAGGCCCTGGAGGTCATCGTCGGCGCCTGGACCGAAGAGGAGTTCAGCTGGGACGGCAAGTTCTTCAAGCTGCCGCCCCGCGGGGTCGTGCCCAAGCCCTACCAGCAGCCGCACCCGCCGATCTGGGGCGCGACCTCCAGCGCCGAAAGCCACGAACTCGTGGGCCGCAAGGGCCTCGGGCTGCTGTCGTTCTCCGTGGCCATCCCGCCGGAGGCGCTCACCAAGCGCATCGGCCGCTACCGGGAAGGTCTGGAGCAGGTCCAGCCGGTCGGCAAGTTCATCAACGACCGGGTCGCGACCTTCGCCCAGGCGCACTGCGCGGAGACCACTGGCCAGGCGCACGCGGACGCCCGTGAGGCCTTCCCCTGGTACATCCAGACCTCGCTCAAGACGATCGCCGAGCTGGGCGCCTGGCAGGAGGGCACGAACCTGGGCAGCTACGAGTACGCCCGGAAACTGCTCGGCGGCATGCAGCTCACCGACCTGACCTTCGACTACCTCGTGCAGAACGAGACCGTGCTGTGCGGGGACCCTGACCACTTCCTGTCGATGTGCCGGCGCTACGAGGCCGTGGGTGTCGACGTCCTGCTCCTGCTCGTGCAGTCTTACAACATCCCGCACGAGAAGGTGATGCGCTCCATCGAGCTGATCGGCACCGAGGTACTGCCCAAGCTGTCGTGA